A stretch of Microcoleus sp. bin38.metabat.b11b12b14.051 DNA encodes these proteins:
- a CDS encoding DUF5615 family PIN-like protein has translation MARIYADEHFPRQVVQNLRSLGHDVLTVQQAGNAGLPDEDVLAFAIVESRAVLTVNRRDFFQLHKLQPDHCGIIACTRDDDIARLTANINDAISNADTLTGKVIRVYRSGPPSIS, from the coding sequence ATGGCGCGTATTTATGCAGACGAACACTTTCCCCGGCAAGTTGTGCAAAACCTGCGTTCTTTGGGGCATGATGTTTTGACTGTTCAACAAGCAGGAAACGCTGGACTACCTGATGAGGATGTATTAGCATTTGCTATCGTTGAAAGTCGGGCTGTTTTGACCGTAAATCGGCGCGATTTCTTTCAACTGCACAAGCTGCAACCTGACCACTGCGGTATTATTGCCTGCACGCGAGATGACGATATTGCTAGACTGACTGCTAATATTAATGATGCGATATCTAATGCTGATACTCTGACGGGAAAAGTGATTCGAGTCTATCGTTCTGGGCCGCCGTCTATATCTTAA